A single region of the Chelonia mydas isolate rCheMyd1 chromosome 4, rCheMyd1.pri.v2, whole genome shotgun sequence genome encodes:
- the LOC114020851 gene encoding C-X-C motif chemokine 11, whose protein sequence is MKSLLRLSLLLLLAAVLVQGMPTSIRGRCLCVTAGAPAIHPKHIAKVEIYGQSSSCQQVEVIITLKGSGQRKCLNSTSKLASRMIQKFLKRNN, encoded by the exons ATGAAGTCTCTTCTTCGTCTCTCACTCCTGCTTCTTCTGGCTGCAGTTCTGGTGCAAG GAATGCCAACCTCCATCAGAGGACGCTGTCTTTGTGTAACAGCTGGTGCACCTGCAATCCACCCAAAACATATTGCAAAGGTTGAAATATATGGGCAAAGCAGCAGCTGTCAGCAAGTCGAAGTGAT CATCACACTGAAAGGGAGCGGGCAAAGAAAATGTCTGAACAGCACATCCAAGCTAGCATCACGCATGATACAG aaATTCTTGAAGAGAAATAACTAA